Genomic window (Maylandia zebra isolate NMK-2024a linkage group LG11, Mzebra_GT3a, whole genome shotgun sequence):
ctttttttgtttagaTAATGTTTAAAGCAGGTAGAAATAAGCAAATAATGCATGTAATAATGCAGCTTTTTTATCTTTGCAGGCTCCTCTCCTGCACTGAACTCTATACTGTAAACATTAAATATTGGGAGTCGTTATAATAAGTAGAGTTATGGTATGTTGTAAACAGGAAAGTTCCCTTCAGCTCAATAAGATTGTAGAGCAGCATCTATACTGACAACCAATAAACTAACCAAAACAAtaacttactcattttttttgttcttttaaaaaatgttttttacacGTTTATTTTGTCAGCAATTGTAACAGGTATTTCTCtggttttactttttatttatttagcaacaAAATTGTTATTACCACAAATATAAACTCTGGGAAATAAAATTCCTcaaaaaagagccaaaagcttTTACTGAGGAGTAGAATTTTTGATTTAACTACCTATAAACTCACCAACAAACATGTTCACTCATTTAAGtgttcattttacatttttattttacttttgctttgaagtcttgttaaaaatgtgtgttttatgtctAAAATTGCTTTTTAGAAACGTGTTCTAACACACCTCAGATTTAGAATTTTCCAAACTGTTAAGTTTTTTTATACAGCTCAGAAAAACAGTTTgtttaacataaaaacattaaaataatagAACGTTGTATAACAGTAAGAGTAATGGTGGCCTTCATTATGGTTTTAAAATCACCAGCGATAGACAACATTTCCAAACTGCATGCATTATAGGCCACAGAAATTATGCAatcccacacacaaaaaaagctgAAGTAATTCTGGGAAGTAATTATAGACCTATGCATACATTAATTATACGTGTATAGGAGATATACGTGTATAGGAGAGCCACACAGAGTCAAGTCAGCAAAAGTAGCAGTGTCAATGCCTGTAATTTAAGCCTCACACCTCATCTTTCTTGCGGTGTGGACTGGAAAGAATTTCTCTGCATGTCTAATATATCTCTTTAAATCCACTACAGATTTGCTTTCTTGTTAATTAATTCcatatatttcaaaatgtagTAAATATCCATATTGTTTACAGTAATTTTGTAGGTTGGTTTTAAAATGCCATTTTGAAGTAATGTAAATAAAGTGTGTGTAGtaaatttgaattttgaaaGATGTGGTGCCTGAATGTTCATTGGGTTGACTTTTGCTTTGTCGACTATGTgaaatttttaaaacaaaatttcattactttaaacattttttgcgcaaataaaaaaaatatttgtctgTAAAAGTGAATTTAGCCTTTAATCCTGAGAGTAAAATCCTCATCTCATGGTGCTTTCCAGAAGTATTCCAAGAGAATATATATTCCTGGGTGTAAATCCTGATATTTTCAAAAGCAGCCTATATAAACTGGAACAAACCCAGCTTAAAACGACTGGGTCCCCGCATAACACCAGTGGGTCCTTCCTATTTAAAGAACTGCTTTCAGTCAGTCAGAATTCTCTGTAACATCAACTAAAACTTTACACTTTGTATCAGAGACTACAGTTGTGATTGGAAGCTTATATAAATTCATCATGAGGATGAACTTGACAGTAATTTTGGACAGGGAGAGTTCTGGCtcctaaagaaagaaagaaggaatcAATCAGTGGCCCTCATTTTGGAGCTCCATCTATTATCATGGGGTGAGCATGACCATGAGAAAAGGTgtaggggaaagcggtgctctacttACACTGTATTTAATGAAGGTGGAGTGCTGCTGCCTTCAACTGAGGACATAGCCAGACTGTGGAAGAAATACTTAGAGGAGCTCCTTAATCTGGCTGACTGTTCTTTAGAGGAAGCACAGTCAGGGGGAACAATTCACCTATGATTTGTTTGATgatttgaaacatttaagtcTGACATGAACACTGTTTCCCTGCTCAGGAGCTGACGCCGGAACTTCTCACTCACAAAAGCATACAGGATGGGATTGAGGCAGCAGTGAATGAAACCCACACAGGTGGTCACTGTCTTAATTTTCTCCAGGGATGTTGTGTCTGAACAAGTTTCATTACTGATATCAAAATTAAACGTTTCCACTAAGAGCGTGATGTTGTACGGGGTCCAGCAGATAAAGAaaaccaccaccacagccacaATAACTTTAAAAGCTCTCTGCTTTTGATGGCTCTGGGCACCACACCTCAGCTGATGCAAAATGCAGGAGTAGCAGAACATCATGATGGCTGAAGGAAGTGCAAAGCCAACTATGAGGTAAATCATGCGTGATGCCAACCTCCAATTATATACAGCCTCCTCACGAAATTTGTAATAATTGGGAACACACTCTCTTCTGCCTCGTCTATCATCAAACACATCTTCTAAAAAGATCCAGTCAGTGATAGAGAGAAGCAGGGAAAAGCACCACACCATCAGGCAGCTGGCCTGAACAACCCAAGGCTTCTTCCTTGAGTACATCTGTGTAGCATGGACGATGGACAGGTAGCGGTCCAGACTGATGCAGGCCAGGAGAAGGATCCCACTGTAGAAATTAATCTAAAGAAATCAATGAAAGACACTTCTGCTAAATTAATTGAAAGTACAGATTTTTTCACTGCATCTTTACTTCAGCACAATACTTACTGTAAAAACACTTCCAGCGATCTTGCACAGGGGAGTACCAAATGTCCATCCATCACTTTTGGCATACTGTACTGCCCAGATGGGCAGCGTCACCAGCATCAGGATATCTGCCACTCCCAGATGGAAGATGAATATATCTGTCGCACTCCAGGTCTTCCTACTCCGAGCCAGTATCCTCAACAGCAATCCGTTCCCAAGCAGACCAACAACGAACACCACAGAGTACAGAACTGGTAtgaacacagcttcaaaatTCACAGTCTCAGTCAGGCTGCAAATATCACCCTCTTCATAAGAGCCATTCGAGTCTGAATAGTTATAGTTCTCATAGAAATCAGACCAGTCAAGGTCCTCCCCTGTCACTGTAATCTTTTCATCTTCCATCATCTGTGgacagacagagaaaaggaTGCAAATTTTCACTTAGACTCTGACTTATGATGTGATTTTCAACCACATGGTCGATcatgttttctgtattttttgttttccagttAAAGTAGTTGGAAACACTACTAATATTATCCAGGTAAAGAAcacattgggttttttttaaatagataatATTTTAACAGTGAGGacagggtaaaaaaaaacaaacacagaaactgGATACATAAAGCTTTGCTTTGTacggtttatttatttatttatttttattaactgAATTACTTGTACCAATCAACAAAAGACAGTGTCAACCATTTTAGTCATACtattggtttattttttaatttcttaatttcttttaactgttttgtatcttcttcttcttttatttatgcTGGTACAATTTAGGGAAGAGAAACTGATATACACCAACCAAGAGGAAGCATGTAAATTCACATTTTGCAAGAAATTAAGAGTCAGGTGGCTCTAGACATTAGTCGTAAACATAATGTCATAAACGTACTgaatgtttaaaacaaaatataaggAAAATATCACTCGTCACGTCACATCACAGTTTAATATGCTGTAGTTTGTCACTGAGAACTGAAGGTGTgtatacaaacagaaaaacaatcctGTAAAGAAAAACATACACCCCTCTGCATCAAATCAATTCAATTTGTGATCATTTAGTAAATTCTTAAACGCATAATTAAttaatgtaaacagagagtGGTCAATGTAGTTAAAATGCATAATAGGATGTTGACCAAAATTTAAGAATAATGACATACTCGTGAAAAATTAGAAATAGCCAGTATAGAATGATAAATAATTCAATAATTCAATAATAAaggcataaaataaaaacataccaAAGTAGAAGTCTCTAATATCGTAGATAATAAAAATGTGTCCAGAGCTCTACCTCCAGCAGTGCCGATAAAAGCATCTAAATCGGTTAAAGAGGAAgctcacacaaaaacaaaaccaaaacaaactccTCCACCTTACTAGGCACATTATGAGCTAGCATTTGATGTTTTTATATAAAATTATTAACTTTGTtttgaaaaaagtatttttgtaaaaaataataacaatacttttaaattttatttgtatgttttattttgtatttattcttttttttaagatgcTGAAAATGTAGCTTACAACTGCACTTCATATATTTAAATTGTGCTTTTAAGATGTCTGGAACTAACTACAGCAGACATAACTGAACCCATTTACAAATTTGCTGTAAAGCTGTAAGATTTCCTCATTGTTGCctttacatttttgttattaATGTGAATATATGATATAAAATCTTATAGGATCAGTGTGTAAGTGGTGGTTCCACTGTCTATGTACACATTTCTGTGAAATCAGGCACAAAACCTAAAAACACTCATCAGATTCATTTTGAAGTTATGTTTCAGACTTTTTTAGGAATTAAAAGACTTAGAGTTTTAGTCTATAAGTGTTATCAATATGTtattaacatttgaataaattattttatttagattttttttcccctttttttgcttttcttttttgctttttctctgtcaaataaagaaaattaaacaaattagTCAACTGGTGTCAAATTGAAACTGAAACCTAGAAACTAGTTGTCCCAATCAAAAGAATTTAGCAACCGTTTGATGGGGGGGTTTTTCTAAACTCTCTTTTGGTTTTGATAGCTGCCCTTGTATGACTTTAACGATCATTAAGTCAGTAAGATTTCTTTAACTGGCCTTTTGATCCTGTGGGTGTACTGtataaaaaactataaaaactgACTTGTTTGTGTTATTTGGAATAATGATTCTGTATTTGAACACATATAAAACATAAatcaatgtgcaaaaaaatatattataaaaCACATGTTGTATAAAACCTTTTTAAGGAGAAATAGTAGCtctctacaataataaagcatgttgtatggggggggggggggggggggggggttgccttCATGTTCATCTACGTTAGTTTGTAAGCTCAGTCAGGatttgttttattgtctttttcagagacactatattgccaaaagtattctcTCACCCATCTAATTTATTGAATTCAGCTGTCTGGTAGCTTCCACGGCCATAGGTGTATAAATCAGGCAGCTAGGcctgcagactgcttctacaagtatttgtgaaagaatggctCGCTCTCAGGAGGTCAGTGGACATCAGTGTGGTATTgtgataggatgccacctgtgcaacaagtcaagttgtgaaatttcctcactattaaatattccacagtcagtTGTCagtggtattataacaaagtggaagtgattGAGAACAGCAGCCGCTGCAACACAAAGAGGTAACTCACCTAAAATCACAAAGCGGGCTCTGCGCTTGGGTATGGGTTCGTGAACCTTCTGCAGAGTCAATCAATATAGACCTacaaacttcatgtggccttcagattagctcaagaaaGCTTCATGGAATGTATTTACACTAGTGTGAAAATATGTAtatgagtaattgcatatgagagcatgagggtgggaatggatgtttgtatctgtgggtgcctgtttgtttgtgtctatatgtcaggtcaggtatcagacaccacctctctagggacatctcaggccctccatggtatggaggcctatctccccccactacttcccctgccagtggcagacgccctcagacattggtggttctttgtgtccggggatgggtgTCCAGGTAcgcaccggctcactcctggtggctgcttgCCTGGAGCATGGGGCTCactcgggccccttcgggggtggggtgccctcggcctggggctcggtcactctggcacatgGGCACGTCACAGCAACCCCcccggcttctgctccgcggctgctgagtgacccctcatctggggctcccctcagctctttccgggataGTGGCGccgctgcccctctgttggtcttccttggtcgcTTGTGTTCaaggggcctctggatgtctggagcctggatctcctccatacctgcttcatgccctggaggacggggctgtggctccccacaccctctagcagatcattacatgaaggaatcttttaaatacaagcgcgctcatgctcacaggtgtacacacgggtgctcacacacacaaactacaccctttttggctcctacctcaaagcacactgtgcgctgtcgatcctacgtgctgcacaataatatttaatatttagtatttactgttatattcacatagatccTTCCGATAATGTTGTTTATaatattgctctctttttttttgcttgttttctcttttttctttctcaacaggtgatccaggtgattgatataccggtatgtattttttgtctatttgttttgttggtttttgttttttgccctttgtcacattcctcttctctgctgtttttctttccctctttctttctccctttttttctcccctgtcaagtctgttctgtatttaggaagtgaaaataaaataaacaataaaaggtcaATCAAAAAGACCAATACgccaaggctgggatggtccatttggtaaagtaaatccgttggacatctttctttgcctttagacaataattcagatggcaaaagaaccaaacgggacaggcaaaaaaaaaaaaaaagaatggatATGATAAAAACCTTTACTGAATAAGTGTAAGGTTTACCTTACTTAGGTAAGGTTTACTTTCTGTGAACTTTTCTCTGAAATCAGAAACTAAACCTGAAAACAATCATCAGTTTAATTTAGTGGTAAGTTGTCCTTCAGAATTATTATTTCGTTTTTGCATAAACATTAGTTTAAAAATTAGTATATTTTAGTGCTATCTTTATAATTCTAATACATTGCAGTTACTGGGTAAATGTGTTCACCAAATAAATGAATGGATGAGCCATAATTTTCTTCAGCTTAATGCTGAAAAACAGAAGTAATCACTTTTGGTCCCAAAAATGAAAGTCAACAAAATTCAATACAACAGAACGATTTAAAATTGTTTAGCATAGTTATGAATgctgatttgaatttgaatagtCATATAAACACCATTATGCAATCCTCTTCCATCTTAAAatattagaattagaattaagAGTCTTGTGGCaaaaaaagataataaatgcttattcatgcatttatttttagtaaGCTAAATTATTgtaattgttgtttttattggttttaatttAATGTACATCCAAAATGCTGTTGCTACATTTCTGACCAACACCAGGAAAAACTGATCATATTACaactaattttaaaatcattgtaCTGGTTTCGGTGTGTAAAGGGATTGATTGTAAAATACTGTTAACGGTTTATAAAGCATTGAGGGTCTTGGACCTAAATATATTGCTGATCTACTTGAAGTCTGTGGGGCTCCTAGGTCTCAGATCTAGAACCAAACCTGGTGAGGTTGTATGAAAGAtgctatatgaataaatttgactttgactttaacagggttttttttttttttttttagtctgtgTTATCTGTATGTCAATAATATTTGTAACAACCCGTTCTATTCATATTTTAGGTTTTTGTAGTTTTCAGCACAAAGTCAAAAGAAAACTCATTTTTATGCCAGATTCCAGATGAGACCAGACTAATCAAAGGAAGGTCCCAACTGCTTGATGAACGGTTTTTGACACATTTCCAAAGTTTCCTGCATAGTTTTAACATCAATTAATTACATTTCACTGAATAATCACCCAAATTCCATTAATATTCCTGCAGGTCCTGTGGGAATTGTTATATTGGAAAGAGACTTTATCatacttaaaaaatatataatcgTCATTTTGTACAGAACATAAATCAagatacaaagaaaaaagtataAAATACAAGCTGTTGAATAGGTATTAATCTCTTTACTCTATTAATTCTCATGTTCTCATTACTTATTTCTATTACAATACTGCCCGGcaattagaaaaaagaaatattattattaatattattaattcATGTTCAGCTAtggaaaataacaacaacaacaacaacaacaaaaacactgccTGCATGTTATCTAACACAACAATATACAAAAGCACACTGTACATTCTGATGTTTATGTATTTCCCTGGTTTTGTCTTTCTCAGATAGCAAGGGAGTGGGAAGTGTCGGCAGACTCGGACCACATGGAGCTTCTCCTGTTGCTGACAAAAGACTGGATTTTTGCACTTGCCACTTTGCAGCCCAGAGACCTGAGGATGCTCATGAGCTGACGGCGGAACTTCACACCCACAAAAGCATACAGGATGGGATTGAGGCAGCAGTGAATGATACCCATACAGGTGGTCACTGTCTTTGCTTTCTCCAGAGATGTTTTGCCTGAATAAGTTTCTGTGTTGTTGTCAAAATGAATTGTTTCCACTAAGAGTGTGAAGTTGTACGGTGCCCAGCAGATAAAGAaaaccaccaccacagccacaATAACTTTAAAAGCTCTCTGCTTTTGAAGGCTCTGGGCACCACACCTCAGCTGATCCAGGATGCGGGAGTAGCAGAAAATCATGACACCGGAAGGAAGCACAAAGCCCACTATGAGATAAATCATGCGTGATGCCAACCTCCAAGAGTCTTCTGCGTTTGCATCAAATTTACGATAGTTATGAACACACTCTCTTCTGCCTCGTCTATCATCAAACATTTCTTCTAAAAAAATCCAGTCAATAATGGAGAGAAGCAGTGAAAAGAACCACATCATCAGGCAGCTGGCCTGGGCAACCCAAGGCTTCTTCCTTGAGTACATCTGTGTAGCATGGACGATGGACAGGTAGCGGTCCAGACTGATGCAGGCCAGGAGAAGGATCCCACTGTAGAAGTTAATCTAAAGAAATCAATGAGGGACAAGACACCTCTGCTAAATAATTGAAAGTACAGATATTTTCAATGCATCTTTACTTCAGCACAATACTTACCATAAAGACACTTCGACTGATCATGCACAAGGGAGTACCAAATGTCCATCCATCATTTTGGGCATACTGTACTGCCCAGATGGGCAGCGTCACCAGCATCAGAATATCTGCCACTCCCAGATGAAGGATGAATATATCTGTCACACTCCAGGTCTTCCTACTCCGAGCCAGTATTCCCAACAACAATCCATTCCCAAGTAGGCCAACAACAAACACCACAGAGTACAGAACTGGTAtgaacacagcttcaaaatTCACAGTCTCAGTCAGGTCATTAATTTCATCCTCATAAATGCCATCATAAGAGCTGTTACAGACTGAGGTGTTGTCACACAAATCCTGCCAGTACTCCGCTGACAGTGAAATCTTTCCACCTTCCATCATCTgtggacagacagaggaaatTTTGTTTCATCGTTTGACTTGTCATATTTTTTTCTACCAGATGGGGGTGCCATCCAACtaccagtgtttttgtttgttttatttttggttacacaaactaaaagtaaaaataatttttgtaattttctgtATTTAGTTTAATCAATTCCAATAAATTTTcagtgcatttttatttatatagcaccaaattcacaacaacagttcccTTAAGGCACTTTacgttgtaaggtaaagaccctgcaataatgtAGTGAAATCGCCAAGAATCAACTTAAAGCAAGGAACTAAGTGTGCAGATAAGCCTAAACATAAATCCCATCTCAAAACCAAAAAGAAATTatgaacacacacttttaaCTTTTCCGTcaacattgtttgtttttttgtctctttaatttgttttacattcttttttttctattttttttatttagtcgCAAAATTTGGGGAAGAGAAATTAATGTGCACATCCAAGAGGTAGCACGCGTAAATTCAGTTTGCGAGAAATTAAGAGCCACAAGGCTCTAAACATTAATCTGAATTTTAATTCTCTGTGACTTAATGCTATATCATGAATTAATCGTACTTTTGTTAAAATAAAGGATCCAAAGAGTCATATCACATCCATTACACCCTCATCTTTGAGAAAATCTCAACAACCTCTTGAATGATAAaaaggtatatatatatattctcgcAAACTATCAGGCTTCGAACCACCGCGCATTTTAACACGCCGTGGTCTATTACTGTGAACTAAAGGTGTGCCTACAaactgggaaaaaaagaagcaaataatACAGAGTAAAGCAAGTGTTCATCCTCAAAAGTCAATTTGTGATCGTTTTGTAAATAGTTAATCACATTTAT
Coding sequences:
- the LOC105940418 gene encoding C-X-C chemokine receptor type 3, with the translated sequence MMEGGKISLSAEYWQDLCDNTSVCNSSYDGIYEDEINDLTETVNFEAVFIPVLYSVVFVVGLLGNGLLLGILARSRKTWSVTDIFILHLGVADILMLVTLPIWAVQYAQNDGWTFGTPLCMISRSVFMINFYSGILLLACISLDRYLSIVHATQMYSRKKPWVAQASCLMMWFFSLLLSIIDWIFLEEMFDDRRGRRECVHNYRKFDANAEDSWRLASRMIYLIVGFVLPSGVMIFCYSRILDQLRCGAQSLQKQRAFKVIVAVVVVFFICWAPYNFTLLVETIHFDNNTETYSGKTSLEKAKTVTTCMGIIHCCLNPILYAFVGVKFRRQLMSILRSLGCKVASAKIQSFVSNRRSSMWSESADTSHSLAI
- the LOC101464217 gene encoding C-X-C chemokine receptor type 3-like, whose translation is MMEDEKITVTGEDLDWSDFYENYNYSDSNGSYEEGDICSLTETVNFEAVFIPVLYSVVFVVGLLGNGLLLRILARSRKTWSATDIFIFHLGVADILMLVTLPIWAVQYAKSDGWTFGTPLCKIAGSVFTINFYSGILLLACISLDRYLSIVHATQMYSRKKPWVVQASCLMVWCFSLLLSITDWIFLEDVFDDRRGRRECVPNYYKFREEAVYNWRLASRMIYLIVGFALPSAIMMFCYSCILHQLRCGAQSHQKQRAFKVIVAVVVVFFICWTPYNITLLVETFNFDISNETCSDTTSLEKIKTVTTCVGFIHCCLNPILYAFVSEKFRRQLLSRETVFMSDLNVSNHQTNHR